One Prinia subflava isolate CZ2003 ecotype Zambia chromosome 8, Cam_Psub_1.2, whole genome shotgun sequence DNA window includes the following coding sequences:
- the LOC134553830 gene encoding olfactory receptor 4D1-like isoform X1: MREGGWSLLLEGKRMESQNITTTVTEFVLLGLTQNHKLQYCLYVIFLLIYVITWLLNFTIIATVAVDHQLHTPMYFLLANLALLDISDSSVNTPKLLSGLLSQHTVISFSECFLQMFFFHFIAGAMAFLLVGMTVDRCVAICEPLRYQSIMNWNMCTGLVAAAWFGGFLHSIVQIGFLLQLPFCGPNVLDNFYCDVPQVIKLACADTRMAELQMVFNNGGILITLFVILIISYVVILLKIRTCIRERKQKALSTCGTQITVVSLIFIPCIFTYAKPYKKYPRDKVASVVYTVVTPMLNPMIYTLRNTEMKKAIRRTLGKIIQSAGIQKPDRAVDPKPSNLVFP; this comes from the coding sequence GGAAAAAgaatggaatcacagaacatcACCACCACTGTGACAGAATTTGTCCTGTTGGGCCTGACCCAGAATCACAAGCTGCAGTATTGTCTCTATGTGATCTTCCTTCTCATCTATGTAATAACCTGGCTGCTGAACTTCACCATCATTGCCACTGTGGCTGTGGACCACCAGCTCCACACGCCCATGTACTTCCTCCTGGCCAACCTTGCTCTCCTTGACATCAGCGATTCCTCGGTCAACACCCCCAAACTGCTGTCAGGCCTCCTCAGCCAGCACACCGTGATCTCCTTCAGTGAGTGCTTCCTCCAGATGTTCTTCTTCCATTTCATAGCAGGTGCCATGGCTTTCCTGCTCGTGGGGATGACGGTGGATCGCTGTGTGGCCATCTGCGAGCCCCTGCGCTACCAGTCCATCATGAACTGGAACAtgtgcacagggctggtggcagctgcaTGGTTTGGTGGATTCCTTCATTCCATTGTACAAATTGgttttctcctccagctgccgTTCTGTGGCCCAAATGTGCTGGACAATTTCTACTGCGACGTCCCTCAGGTCATCAAACTGGCCTGCGCTGACACTCGCATGGCCGAACTGCAGATGGTGTTTAATAATGGAGGGATCCTCATCACCCTTTTTGTAATCTTGATTATTTCTTACGTTGTCATCTTGCTTAAGATAAGGACATGCATCAGAGAGAGGAAGCAAAAAGCTCTGTCTACCTGTGGAACACAGATAACTGTTGTGAGCTTAATATTCATCCCCTGCATCTTCACCTATGCCAAGCCATATAAGAAATACCCCAGGGACAAAGTGGCCTCTGTTGTTTACACTGTGGTCACTCCCATGCTAAACCCGATGATCTACACACTGAGAAACACTGAGATGAAAAAGGCCATCAGGAGAACACTGGGGAAAATAATTCAGTCAGCAGGAATACAGAAACCAGACCGGGCAGTAGATCCAAAGCCATCAAATCTGGTGTTTCCATGA
- the LOC134553830 gene encoding olfactory receptor 4D1-like isoform X2, with translation MESQNITTTVTEFVLLGLTQNHKLQYCLYVIFLLIYVITWLLNFTIIATVAVDHQLHTPMYFLLANLALLDISDSSVNTPKLLSGLLSQHTVISFSECFLQMFFFHFIAGAMAFLLVGMTVDRCVAICEPLRYQSIMNWNMCTGLVAAAWFGGFLHSIVQIGFLLQLPFCGPNVLDNFYCDVPQVIKLACADTRMAELQMVFNNGGILITLFVILIISYVVILLKIRTCIRERKQKALSTCGTQITVVSLIFIPCIFTYAKPYKKYPRDKVASVVYTVVTPMLNPMIYTLRNTEMKKAIRRTLGKIIQSAGIQKPDRAVDPKPSNLVFP, from the coding sequence atggaatcacagaacatcACCACCACTGTGACAGAATTTGTCCTGTTGGGCCTGACCCAGAATCACAAGCTGCAGTATTGTCTCTATGTGATCTTCCTTCTCATCTATGTAATAACCTGGCTGCTGAACTTCACCATCATTGCCACTGTGGCTGTGGACCACCAGCTCCACACGCCCATGTACTTCCTCCTGGCCAACCTTGCTCTCCTTGACATCAGCGATTCCTCGGTCAACACCCCCAAACTGCTGTCAGGCCTCCTCAGCCAGCACACCGTGATCTCCTTCAGTGAGTGCTTCCTCCAGATGTTCTTCTTCCATTTCATAGCAGGTGCCATGGCTTTCCTGCTCGTGGGGATGACGGTGGATCGCTGTGTGGCCATCTGCGAGCCCCTGCGCTACCAGTCCATCATGAACTGGAACAtgtgcacagggctggtggcagctgcaTGGTTTGGTGGATTCCTTCATTCCATTGTACAAATTGgttttctcctccagctgccgTTCTGTGGCCCAAATGTGCTGGACAATTTCTACTGCGACGTCCCTCAGGTCATCAAACTGGCCTGCGCTGACACTCGCATGGCCGAACTGCAGATGGTGTTTAATAATGGAGGGATCCTCATCACCCTTTTTGTAATCTTGATTATTTCTTACGTTGTCATCTTGCTTAAGATAAGGACATGCATCAGAGAGAGGAAGCAAAAAGCTCTGTCTACCTGTGGAACACAGATAACTGTTGTGAGCTTAATATTCATCCCCTGCATCTTCACCTATGCCAAGCCATATAAGAAATACCCCAGGGACAAAGTGGCCTCTGTTGTTTACACTGTGGTCACTCCCATGCTAAACCCGATGATCTACACACTGAGAAACACTGAGATGAAAAAGGCCATCAGGAGAACACTGGGGAAAATAATTCAGTCAGCAGGAATACAGAAACCAGACCGGGCAGTAGATCCAAAGCCATCAAATCTGGTGTTTCCATGA
- the LOC134553838 gene encoding olfactory receptor 10A5-like — protein sequence MEPAEEQDAGNHTLLTGFVLSGMSSRPELQHLLFFTICFVYSMTLIGNLLICMVTVHPALHMPMYFFLRVLSFLDISTASVVVPKMLASLVSEDRSISYLGCVTQLYCVVFLAATEWYLLAAMAYDRYVAVCSPLRYPAIMNTRACLALVLLSCCSGQVVSVVQTAWVFTLSLCGPRRINYFFCDIPPLLVLACTDTSRYEKQLISATALVIFTPFCLILLSYSCIISSILKISSAEGRHKTFSTCSSHLTVVTLYCASGTLIYLQPKSSSSQDTKKILALIYTTVVPTLNPLIYSLRNKEVKEVLIRVMAVLMKK from the coding sequence ATGGAGCCAGCAGAGGAGCAAGATGCAGGAAACCACACCCTGCTGACTGGATTTGTCCTCTCTGGAATGTCCAGCCGCCCAGAGCTTCAGCACCTGCTGTTCTTCACAATCTGCTTCGTTTACAGCATGACTCTCATCGGGAACCTCCTCATCTGCATGGTCACCGTGCACCCCGCCCTCCACATGCCCATGTACTTCTTCCTCCGCGTCCTGTCCTTCCTGGACATTTCCACAGCCTCAGTCGTTGTCCCCAAGATGCTGGCGAGCCTTGTGTCAGAGGACAGGAGCATCTCCTACCTGGGCTGTGTCACGCAGCTCTACTGCGTGGTTTTCCTGGCGGCCACCGAGTGGTACCTGCTGGCAGCCATGGCCTACGACCGCTACGTGGCCGTGTGCAGCCCCCTGCGCTACCCGGCCATCATGAACACCAGAGCCTGCCTCgccctggtgctgctctcctgctgcagtggcCAGGTCGTGTCGGTGGTGCAGACGGCCTGGGTGTTCACCCTGTCCCTGTGCGGGCCCAGGAGGATCAACTACTTCTTCTGTGACATTCCCCCGCTGCTGGTGCTCGCCTGCACGGACACGTCGCGCTACGAGAAGCAGCTCATCTCCGCCACGGCGCTCGTCATCTTCACGCCCTTCTGCCTCATCCTGCTGTCCTACAGCTGCATCATCTCCAGCATCCTCAAGATTTCCTCTGCAGAGGGCAGGCACAAGACCTTCTCCACCTGCTCCTCACACCTCACCGTTGTAACGTTGTACTGTGCGAGCGGGACTTTGATTTACTTGCAGCCGAAATCCAGTAGTTCACAAGACACTAAGAAAATCCTTGCTCTCATATACACAACTGTAGTTCCCACATTAAACCCCCTGATTTACAGCCTGAGGAATAAAGAGGTGAAAGAAGTACTAATCAGAGTGATGGCAGTGTTGatgaagaaataa